The sequence CGTGGCCGGCCCCCATGTCAGCCTGCCGAGGCGGAGGTGGAAGGGGCGGTGGAGGTGGCGGTCAGGTCCTCGGTGCGGCGGCGGCGCACGGCCCAGAAGATCCCGGTGCCGGCGACGACGGTCACGCCGACGCCGATGACCCCGGCGAGGCCGCCGGACAGGCGGGCGTCGTCGACGTCCTTGACGCCGTAGTCGGCGAGCGGGGAGTTCGCCGCGGCGTGCTCCTCGACCTTCTCGTCGATGCCCTTGTCCGCGGCGACCTTCTCCAGGCCGTCGGGGCTGGCGGAGGCGTAGAAGGAGACGAATCCGGCGAGCACGAGGGCGGTGACCAGGCCGGTCACCCACACCTTGCGGGTCGAGCCGGCGCCGGCGGGCGCGGGCGCGGCGGCCGCGGCCGGCGCGTCGACGAGCGCGCCGTCGACGCGCAGCTTCAGGCGCGTGGTGAGCCCGCGGGCTCCGTGCACCAGGTCGGGACGGACGGCGATGACGGCGCCCACGGTGGCCGCGGTGATGGCGGCCTCGCCGATGCCGATGAGCACGTGCACGCCGACCATGGCGGTGATCACCTTGCCGATGGGCACGTCGGTGGTGCCACCGATGGCGTAGACGGCGGTGAAGGCCGCGGCCGCGGCGGGCACCGAGAGCAGGGCGCCGGTGAAGGCGGCCACGGTCACGGAGCGGCGGGTGGACGGCAGGATCCGCAGCAGCCCGCGGAAGATCGCGTGGGCGACGACGACGGTGACGACGCCCATGACGGTGATGTTCACGCCGAGGGCGGTCAGGCCGCCGTCGGCGAAGAGGATGCCCTGCATGAGCAGGACGACGGACACGCACAGCACGCCGGTGTAGGGGCCGACGAGTATCGCGGCGAGCGCGCCGCCCAGTAGATGGCCGCTGGTGCCGGCGGCGACCGGGAAGTTCAGCATCTGGACGGCGAAGATGAAGGCGGCGACGAGACCGGCGAGCGGCGCGGTGCGCTCGTCGAGTTCGCGCCGGGCGCCGCGGAGGCTGACGGCCACCGCGGCGGCGGCCACCACTCCGGCGGCCACCGACACGGGTGCGTTGATGAATCCGTCGGGCACATGCATGGAGTGGCTCCGCTTCTTACTCAGTCTTTAGCTGTTCAACCATAGTGCCCAGTTGCAAACCGTTGGCAAGAGCGGTGGCATCACAAATAGAACCGCGCGCTTTCGTGGGAATGTGCGAGGCTGGACGGGACAAACGGACGCAAATGTTCCGATTTCGAGGAGTCTTGTCGATGTCAGCCACCGCCGAGAATCCACCAGCGACCGCCACCGCAAGCGCCGTCGAGGAGCGGGTACGCGCCCGCGTGATCACGGACGATCCCCTCTACCGGACGATCCCCGTCGCCCTGCGCTTCGCCGCCGCCGAGCCGCTGGCCGTACGGATCGTCTTCCCGGCAGGCCTGTCTCCCGAGGGCACCGACAACGAGTGGGTCTTCCCCCGGGCCCTGCTGGAGGCCGGCCTCCAGGCTCCGACCGGGACCGGGGACGTACGCGTCTGGCCCTGCGGCCGCGTCCAGGCGGTCGTCGAGTTCCACTCCCCCGAGGGCGTCGCGGTCGTCCAGTTCGACATCGCCGCGCTGCGCCGGTTCCTCCGCCGCACCTACGCGCCCGCGGTGTCCGCCGCGTCCGCCACCCGATAGGCCCAACGGGCCCGGCCCCGTACCACCTGGTGATCAGGCGGTACGGGGCCGGGCTGCGTCGTGCGTGCGGTGCTGTGCTGTGCTGTGCCGTGCTGTCGGCCCGAACGAGGCCGTCAGGTTCAGGCGTCGACCAGCTCGCGGTCCTTGTCCGGGCCCTTCGGGGAGCCCGCGGACTTCTCCAGGTGCTTGCGCAGGCTCTCGCCCTCCACGTCCACGTTCGGCAGCAGCCGGTCCAGCCACTTCGGCAGCCACCACGCCTTGTGCCCGAGCAGGGCGAGCACCGCCGGGACGATGGCCATGCGGACCACGAAGGCGTCGAAGAAGACGGCGACGGCCAGACCGAAACCGATCATCTTGACCATCTGCTCGCTGGCCCCGATGAAGCCCGCGAACACCGCGATCATGATGACGGCGGCGGCCACGACGACCCGCGCGCTGTACTGGAAGCCGGTGACCACGGCCTGGCCCGGGCGCTCGCCGTGGACGTACGCCTCACGCATCCGGGTGACGAGGAAGACCTCGTAGTCCATGGCCAGACCGAAGACCACACCGACCATGAAGATCGGCATCATCGACATGATCGGACCGGTCTGCTCCACCCCGAAGACCGAGCCGAGCCAGCCCCACTGGAAGACCGCGACGACGGCGCCGAGCGCGGCGACGACCGAGAGCAGGAACCCGAGGGCCGCCTTGAGCGGGACCAGGATCGAGCGGAAGACGAGCATCAGCAGCAGGAAGGCGAGACCCACGACGAGCGCCAGGTAGGGCAGCAGCGCGTCGTTCATCTTCTGCGAGAAGTCGATGTTCATGGCGGTGGCGCCGGTGACGAGGACGTCCTCCCCGCTGCCGTCACGGATCTCGTGGACCAGTTCCTCGGTGTGGGTGGAGGAGGGGCGGTCCTTCGGGATGACGGTGATGACCGCGGCGTCGCCGGCCTTGTTGAGGGTCGGCGGGGTGACCGCGACGACCCCGTCCAGGCCCTTGATCCGGTCGACGGTGGAGTCGGCGAGCGCCTTGTCGCCGTCGACGACCACCATCAGCGGGCCGTTGAAGCCCGGACCGAAGCCGTCGGACAGCAGGTCGTACGCCTGGCGCTGGGTGGTGGAGACCGGCTGGGCGCCGTCGTCCGGCAGACCCATCTCCAGCTTGCTCGCCGGGATGGCGATGACGCCGAGACCGATCACACCGGCCAGCAGCACCATGACGGGGCGGCGCAGGACGAAGCGGGCCCAGCGGGTACCGCCGTTGGCCTTCTTCTCGGCGCCCGCCGGCTTGCCCTTGCCGAACAGCCGGCTCTTCTCGCCCGCCGGCAGCACCCTCTTGCCCGCGAAGGCGAGGATGGCCGGGACCAGGGTCAGCGCGACGAGCACGGCGATGACCACGGTGCCCGCGGCCGCGAAGCCCATCTTGGTCAGCATCGGGAGGTTGACGACGGCCAGGCCCACCAGGGCGATGACCACGGTCAGACCGGCGAAGACGACGGCGGAACCAGCAGTTCCGACTGCGCGGCCGGCGGCCTCGTCCCGCTCGCGGCCCTCGGCGAGCTCCACGCGGTAGCGGGAGACGATGAAGAGGGCGTAGTCGATGCCGACCGCGAGGCCGATCATCGTCGCGAGGGTGGCGGTGGTGTTGCCGAGGTCGAGCACGTTGGCGAGCGCGGTGATGGAGGAGACACCGATGCCCACGCCGATGATCGCGGTCAGCAGCGGCAGACCGGCGGCGATCAGCGAGCCGAAGGTGATGACGAGGACGATCGCGGCGACCGCGATGCCGATGATCTCGCCGGAGCCCGTCTCGGGGGCCGCCATCAGCGCGTCGCCACCGATCTGGACGTTCAGCCCGGCGGCCTTGGCGGCCTCGCCCGAACCCTTGAGCGCCTCGCGGGTGTCGTCCTTCAGCTCCATGCCGTTGACCGTGTACTTGGCGCTGATGTAGGCGGTGGAGCCGTCCTGGCTCACGGCCTGGACCTCGTACGGGTCGGCGACGGAGGAGATCTCGGCCGCGCCCGGCCCGGTCTTCAGGCTCGAGACGATCTTCTGGACCTCGGCCTTGGGGCCGGGGTCGGTGACCTTGGCGCCCTCGGGGGCCTTGATGACGATGCGGGCGGTGGCGCCGTCGGCGGCCATGCCCGGGAAGCGCTCGTCCAGCAGGTCGAAGGCCTTCTGGGCCTCCGAACCGGGTATCGAGAACGAGCCGGAGGTGGGCGCGGCCGCCGAGGCGGCGCCGAAGCCGGCGGCGAACAGCAGCGCCACCCAGAGGAGGGCGACGAGGCCGCGGCGCCGGAAGGCGCCTCTGCCGAGTCGGTAGAGGAAGGTAGCCACGTCGGTGGTTCTCCCGTTCAGGTCGTGGGATGGATCCGGATCGGATCAGGGCGTGAGGAGCCGGCCCGACGACGAGAGCGGCGTGTCAGGAACAGCGAGGAGCCGTGCTGGGGACGGGGAGGATCGAGGATCAGACGCCGAGGGCGGGGAAGACCACGGCGTCGATGAAGTCACCGAGGAAGGCCCGGTCCACCGGGCGGTCCTCGATCAACGGGAGCGCGATGAACGCCCCGATGAGCATGTGCGGTACGAAGTCGAGCGCGGGACAGTCCGGGCGGATCTCGCCCCGGTCCACCGCACGCCGCAGCATCGCCTGGAGACCGTTGATCTCCGGGTCGACCAGCAGGTCGCGCAGGGCCTTGTGCAGCTCCGGGCTCTCGTGGACGGCATGGGCCAGACCCCGCATCAGCGCGGTGTCCTTGGCCATCTGCGCGTCGTCGGAGTGCTCGACCATGCGCGCGAAGTCCCCGCGGAGGCTGCCCGTGTCGATCTCGCGCAGCGAGACCGGTTGCGTGCAGCGCAGGGCCTTGGCGACCAGCTCCGGCTTGCTCCCCCACTGGCGGTAGAGGGTGGCCTTGCTGGACTTCGTACGGGCGGCGACCGCGTCCATGGTCAGCGCCTCGTAGCCGACGTCACGCAGGAGGTCGAGGACCGCCTCGTGCAGTTCGGCCTGCCGCTCCGGGGTGATCCGGCTACGCCGGGCCGCCATCGCCTCGGTCATGTCCGTGCCTCCCGTCGAAGCGAAACTGTTCCGTACGCTTAAGACGATACCCCTCCCCCAAGCGAAACGAAACCGTTCCGTTTCGCTTGGGGGAGTGTCATGGATCACCTGTACGAGTTGCCAGGGCCCCCCTACGCGGAAAGCATTGGGGGGTGAGTCACGACGTCGCGTACCTCCGGTTCCCGCACCTGCACGACGACCTTCTCTGCTTCGCCACCGAGGACGATCTCTGGGTCGCCCCGCTGGTCCCCGACGGCCAGACCCCCGGACGGGCCTGGCGCATCACCGTCGACCGGACCCG comes from Streptomyces virginiae and encodes:
- a CDS encoding energy-coupling factor ABC transporter permease: MHVPDGFINAPVSVAAGVVAAAAVAVSLRGARRELDERTAPLAGLVAAFIFAVQMLNFPVAAGTSGHLLGGALAAILVGPYTGVLCVSVVLLMQGILFADGGLTALGVNITVMGVVTVVVAHAIFRGLLRILPSTRRSVTVAAFTGALLSVPAAAAAFTAVYAIGGTTDVPIGKVITAMVGVHVLIGIGEAAITAATVGAVIAVRPDLVHGARGLTTRLKLRVDGALVDAPAAAAAPAPAGAGSTRKVWVTGLVTALVLAGFVSFYASASPDGLEKVAADKGIDEKVEEHAAANSPLADYGVKDVDDARLSGGLAGVIGVGVTVVAGTGIFWAVRRRRTEDLTATSTAPSTSASAG
- a CDS encoding SsgA family sporulation/cell division regulator, with translation MSATAENPPATATASAVEERVRARVITDDPLYRTIPVALRFAAAEPLAVRIVFPAGLSPEGTDNEWVFPRALLEAGLQAPTGTGDVRVWPCGRVQAVVEFHSPEGVAVVQFDIAALRRFLRRTYAPAVSAASATR
- a CDS encoding MMPL family transporter, which gives rise to MATFLYRLGRGAFRRRGLVALLWVALLFAAGFGAASAAAPTSGSFSIPGSEAQKAFDLLDERFPGMAADGATARIVIKAPEGAKVTDPGPKAEVQKIVSSLKTGPGAAEISSVADPYEVQAVSQDGSTAYISAKYTVNGMELKDDTREALKGSGEAAKAAGLNVQIGGDALMAAPETGSGEIIGIAVAAIVLVITFGSLIAAGLPLLTAIIGVGIGVSSITALANVLDLGNTTATLATMIGLAVGIDYALFIVSRYRVELAEGRERDEAAGRAVGTAGSAVVFAGLTVVIALVGLAVVNLPMLTKMGFAAAGTVVIAVLVALTLVPAILAFAGKRVLPAGEKSRLFGKGKPAGAEKKANGGTRWARFVLRRPVMVLLAGVIGLGVIAIPASKLEMGLPDDGAQPVSTTQRQAYDLLSDGFGPGFNGPLMVVVDGDKALADSTVDRIKGLDGVVAVTPPTLNKAGDAAVITVIPKDRPSSTHTEELVHEIRDGSGEDVLVTGATAMNIDFSQKMNDALLPYLALVVGLAFLLLMLVFRSILVPLKAALGFLLSVVAALGAVVAVFQWGWLGSVFGVEQTGPIMSMMPIFMVGVVFGLAMDYEVFLVTRMREAYVHGERPGQAVVTGFQYSARVVVAAAVIMIAVFAGFIGASEQMVKMIGFGLAVAVFFDAFVVRMAIVPAVLALLGHKAWWLPKWLDRLLPNVDVEGESLRKHLEKSAGSPKGPDKDRELVDA
- a CDS encoding TetR/AcrR family transcriptional regulator, with protein sequence MTEAMAARRSRITPERQAELHEAVLDLLRDVGYEALTMDAVAARTKSSKATLYRQWGSKPELVAKALRCTQPVSLREIDTGSLRGDFARMVEHSDDAQMAKDTALMRGLAHAVHESPELHKALRDLLVDPEINGLQAMLRRAVDRGEIRPDCPALDFVPHMLIGAFIALPLIEDRPVDRAFLGDFIDAVVFPALGV